A stretch of the Candidatus Omnitrophota bacterium genome encodes the following:
- a CDS encoding DUF502 domain-containing protein — MFKKIFKFFRDNFIAGIIAILPITITVFVIRFFVISLNAVMLDPFTKWLKPYPLYEDQRLFLAKALVFSAAMILIAMAGFMTRILFLRQFFSFFESILLRLPMVNKIYGSIKQISGALFNKKRSALKKVVLIEYPRKGLYALGFITSEDAPAMQESLGESNLISVYVPTTPNPTSGYFVLLKKEEIHPVDMSIEDALKVIISAGAISPANLNKPAPENPE, encoded by the coding sequence ATGTTTAAAAAAATATTCAAATTTTTCAGAGATAATTTTATCGCGGGAATAATCGCGATACTGCCTATCACTATCACGGTTTTTGTCATAAGGTTCTTTGTCATCAGCCTGAATGCTGTCATGCTTGATCCCTTTACAAAATGGCTCAAACCCTACCCGCTTTATGAGGACCAGAGGCTGTTTCTGGCAAAGGCCCTTGTGTTTTCCGCCGCGATGATATTGATCGCCATGGCGGGTTTTATGACAAGGATACTTTTTTTAAGGCAGTTCTTTTCTTTTTTTGAAAGTATCCTGTTAAGGCTTCCTATGGTAAACAAGATCTACGGCTCAATAAAGCAGATAAGCGGCGCGTTGTTTAACAAAAAAAGAAGCGCTTTAAAAAAGGTGGTGCTTATAGAATACCCGAGAAAAGGCCTTTACGCTTTAGGTTTTATAACGTCGGAGGATGCCCCGGCCATGCAGGAATCCCTCGGGGAAAGCAATCTGATCTCCGTATATGTGCCTACCACGCCGAACCCTACAAGCGGTTATTTTGTGCTGTTAAAAAAGGAAGAAATACATCCTGTTGATATGAGTATTGAAGACGCGCTTAAGGTCATCATTTCCGCCGGCGCGATATCGCCGGCAAATTTAAACAAACCGGCGCCGGAAAATCCAGAGTGA
- a CDS encoding diacylglycerol kinase → MTDKLNSPKTGRSIADSFNAAIEGFLFVVRTQRNMRVHFLAALFVILLGIYLNFSRIEMIALVFTSSLVLVAEMINTSIEIVMDHVESSHSRWVKAVKDVSAGAVFIASINAMVAGYFLFFKDNVFDRLFRSEISKLSSSDWHIYVFILITLIGIVIISKAVLRRGRPLRGGMPSGHSAVAFSVWMITALLCDNTLIVFMVSLLAFMVAQSRVRRNYHTVPEVVIGGLLGIFLTLFLFRLLTA, encoded by the coding sequence ATGACGGACAAGTTGAATTCCCCGAAGACAGGAAGAAGCATAGCGGACAGTTTTAACGCCGCCATAGAAGGATTTTTGTTTGTGGTAAGGACCCAGAGAAATATGAGGGTGCATTTTCTCGCGGCCCTTTTTGTGATACTGTTGGGCATATACCTGAATTTTTCCCGCATTGAAATGATAGCGCTTGTTTTTACGAGTTCGCTGGTGCTTGTCGCGGAGATGATAAATACGTCAATTGAAATAGTTATGGACCATGTGGAATCTTCTCATTCACGGTGGGTAAAGGCGGTCAAGGATGTAAGCGCCGGGGCCGTATTTATCGCCTCAATAAACGCGATGGTAGCCGGATATTTCCTTTTTTTTAAGGATAACGTATTTGACAGATTATTCAGATCCGAGATATCAAAGCTTAGTTCCTCGGATTGGCATATATATGTTTTTATTTTGATCACGCTTATCGGAATTGTTATAATTTCCAAAGCCGTCCTGCGCAGGGGCAGGCCCTTAAGAGGCGGCATGCCGAGCGGGCATTCGGCAGTGGCGTTTTCCGTATGGATGATTACCGCTCTATTATGCGATAATACGCTTATTGTTTTTATGGTATCGCTTCTTGCTTTCATGGTCGCGCAGAGCAGGGTGCGAAGGAATTATCACACGGTGCCGGAGGTTGTGATAGGCGGCCTGCTGGGCATCTTTCTTACGCTTTTTTTATTCAGGTTATTAACGGCTTAG
- the ybeY gene encoding rRNA maturation RNase YbeY, with protein MKVILHNGQSLCPVPLKASRRLALNTLKRLGVDKNGFISVSFVDTAVIKKLNRNFFKKDRLTDVIALAYKRQRSGSCRPLYDGYLGDIFICPVRVRENAARYKQPYPCELSLCIVHGILHLLGYDDTKPGPKKKMWQKQNWLIKK; from the coding sequence ATGAAAGTCATACTGCATAACGGCCAGAGCTTGTGCCCTGTGCCGTTAAAGGCCTCAAGGAGACTTGCCTTAAACACGCTTAAAAGGCTCGGTGTTGACAAAAACGGTTTTATCAGCGTGAGTTTTGTGGATACGGCGGTTATTAAAAAACTGAACAGGAATTTTTTTAAAAAAGACCGCCTGACAGACGTTATAGCTCTGGCATATAAGCGGCAACGTAGTGGTTCCTGCCGGCCGCTTTATGACGGTTATTTAGGCGATATATTCATATGCCCTGTCCGTGTCAGAGAAAATGCCGCGCGGTATAAACAACCCTATCCCTGCGAGCTTTCTCTGTGTATCGTCCACGGCATACTGCATCTTTTAGGCTATGACGACACGAAGCCGGGGCCTAAAAAAAAGATGTGGCAAAAACAGAACTGGTTGATTAAAAAATGA
- a CDS encoding HDIG domain-containing protein, which yields MTPLIKKTLFRLKELRRPFASERSKRNKALAQGSTRAFTAIITILIAAGVVFSSRLPVRFLFNEGDIASEDIYAPFDFSYRAGIDEARTSALLQAAESAVNEVYNLDADIAQNAKKAMQLFLSVIKEIKSFPVPDETGREVRESLLIQLNEAVNPALSSEDFDFLLNMDDISVIESGLDKAIDNIYTRPIISDDDLARLLSSGAAILSLYEPSSKKKSDINISDIDTIAGALERAQESAAEFGISDKKEKALVFKLISAWAYPNLIFNKNETDSARLKARASVEAVYLKAECLKGEAIIRKGQKINRTHVIQFDAISSKIAPEEAYFQLFGIAVIIALMLFSMFVFVKIFEKRIYAQEKMLVLIGLFIILTAASARGMATSPLPSLFLPIASVPMLLTLLAGGTVSIAVLIVISAIAALVAGIQFDVFLVSLIGGITAICTVHNARSRTHIIRSGALVGAMNFIVISAIGVMFTFEANVFLRQALWGMASGIVSAAITMIFLPVFEFIFKITTNIKLLELADLNHPLLKKMVTTATGTYHHSIIVGNLAEAAAEAIGANSLLCRIGAYYHDIGKIEKAEYFAENVQVPAESHEGLSPSMSSLVITNHVKDGDELAEKYKLGSAIKDIIKQHHGTGLMTFFYHQALEKKKKDEEVNEESFRYPGPRPQSRESAIVMLADSVEAASRLVEDPTPQKLKELVRKIINNKFLDHQLDECDLSLKDISRISESFVKILTGTYHSRIKYPDMKTGQA from the coding sequence ATGACACCTCTAATTAAAAAAACTCTCTTCAGGCTTAAGGAATTGCGCAGGCCGTTTGCTTCAGAGCGAAGCAAACGGAATAAAGCGCTGGCCCAGGGTTCCACGAGGGCCTTTACGGCTATTATAACCATATTGATTGCCGCGGGCGTCGTATTTTCTTCGCGCCTTCCAGTCCGGTTTTTATTTAACGAAGGAGATATCGCGTCGGAGGATATCTACGCGCCTTTTGATTTTTCGTACAGGGCGGGTATTGACGAAGCCAGGACATCGGCGCTTTTGCAGGCGGCTGAAAGCGCTGTTAATGAGGTTTATAATCTTGACGCGGATATTGCGCAAAACGCGAAAAAAGCAATGCAGCTTTTTTTGAGCGTTATCAAAGAGATAAAAAGTTTTCCCGTGCCTGACGAAACAGGCCGGGAGGTTAGGGAGAGCCTGCTTATCCAGCTTAATGAAGCGGTAAATCCCGCCCTAAGCAGTGAAGACTTTGACTTTTTGCTGAACATGGATGATATATCGGTTATTGAGTCCGGGCTTGATAAAGCTATAGACAATATTTACACGAGGCCCATCATCTCCGATGATGACTTGGCCCGGCTTTTATCATCCGGTGCGGCAATACTTTCCCTGTATGAGCCTTCTTCAAAAAAGAAAAGCGACATAAATATTTCCGACATAGATACAATTGCCGGCGCTCTTGAGCGCGCGCAGGAGAGCGCGGCAGAATTCGGCATAAGTGATAAAAAAGAAAAGGCCCTTGTTTTTAAACTTATATCCGCCTGGGCGTATCCCAACCTGATATTTAATAAAAATGAGACCGATTCCGCTCGCCTTAAAGCGCGGGCCTCGGTAGAGGCTGTGTATCTGAAAGCGGAGTGCCTCAAAGGTGAAGCCATTATCCGCAAAGGCCAGAAGATAAACAGGACGCATGTCATACAGTTTGACGCTATAAGCAGTAAGATTGCCCCTGAAGAGGCCTATTTTCAGCTCTTTGGCATCGCGGTCATTATCGCGCTTATGTTATTTTCCATGTTTGTCTTTGTAAAAATCTTTGAAAAACGTATTTACGCGCAGGAGAAGATGCTCGTTCTTATAGGATTGTTTATCATACTAACCGCCGCTTCCGCGAGAGGCATGGCCACGTCTCCTTTGCCGAGCCTCTTTTTGCCTATCGCTTCGGTCCCGATGCTTCTGACACTTCTTGCCGGAGGCACTGTTTCCATAGCAGTGCTTATCGTGATATCAGCCATCGCGGCGCTCGTAGCAGGCATACAATTTGACGTTTTTCTTGTTTCGCTTATTGGAGGCATTACGGCTATTTGCACCGTTCATAACGCGCGTTCGCGCACCCACATAATTAGGTCCGGAGCGCTGGTTGGCGCCATGAATTTTATAGTTATTTCAGCGATAGGGGTTATGTTTACTTTTGAGGCCAATGTGTTCTTGAGGCAGGCATTGTGGGGCATGGCAAGCGGCATTGTATCGGCCGCGATCACGATGATTTTTCTGCCTGTTTTTGAATTTATTTTTAAGATAACGACAAACATAAAATTGCTTGAACTTGCCGACCTTAACCATCCCTTGCTCAAAAAAATGGTGACAACAGCCACAGGCACTTACCATCATAGTATCATTGTCGGCAATCTTGCCGAAGCCGCGGCCGAGGCGATAGGCGCCAATTCACTGCTATGCCGTATCGGAGCGTATTACCATGATATAGGAAAAATTGAGAAGGCGGAATATTTTGCCGAAAACGTCCAGGTCCCTGCCGAAAGCCACGAAGGACTGTCTCCTTCAATGAGCTCTCTTGTAATTACCAATCACGTTAAAGACGGCGATGAACTTGCCGAAAAATACAAGCTCGGTTCGGCGATAAAAGACATAATAAAACAGCATCACGGCACAGGGCTTATGACTTTTTTTTATCATCAGGCGCTGGAAAAAAAGAAAAAAGACGAGGAAGTTAACGAAGAGTCTTTCAGATACCCCGGGCCGAGGCCGCAATCGCGCGAATCGGCCATTGTTATGCTCGCTGATTCCGTTGAGGCGGCGTCAAGGCTTGTAGAGGATCCGACCCCGCAAAAACTGAAAGAACTTGTCCGGAAAATCATTAATAACAAGTTCCTTGACCATCAGCTTGACGAATGCGACCTGTCCCTCAAAGACATAAGCAGGATCTCCGAAAGTTTTGTGAAAATATTGACGGGAACATACCATTCCCGCATTAAATACCCGGACATGAAAACGGGCCAGGCATGA
- a CDS encoding PhoH family protein, whose product MTRCLKLNNDEEARLLFGSHDENLKLIEQACGVRIVARGENLSVDGDEPCVGKAFDIFSKLLLLLREGKSFKNQQVHYFIKSITHDSALSFFQGPGLRVDVPSKKAFIAPKTEGQKEYIEAIASHDITIASGPAGTGKTYLAMAMAVSYLMKNRVSRIILTRPAVEAGESLGFLPGSLYDKVLPYLRPLYDALYEMMDADRARKFIESGIIEVAPLAFMRGRTLNDSFIIMDEAQNATPEQLKMFLTRLGFDSKVVITGDLTQSDLPGQGAKGLLQVMKILRGIDDIKIISLSGRDVVRHELVQKIISAYEQARSLPRKLGRSSIPEQEHT is encoded by the coding sequence ATGACAAGGTGCCTTAAATTAAATAATGACGAAGAGGCGAGGCTTTTATTTGGAAGCCATGATGAAAACCTCAAGCTGATTGAGCAGGCCTGCGGCGTCAGGATAGTGGCCCGGGGAGAGAACCTTTCCGTTGACGGGGATGAGCCGTGTGTCGGCAAGGCTTTTGATATATTTTCCAAGCTCCTGCTTCTTCTGCGCGAGGGTAAAAGCTTTAAAAACCAGCAGGTCCATTATTTTATAAAATCCATTACGCATGACAGCGCCCTGTCGTTTTTTCAGGGCCCGGGCCTGCGCGTGGATGTGCCGTCAAAAAAAGCGTTTATAGCGCCAAAAACCGAAGGCCAGAAAGAATATATTGAGGCCATTGCCTCGCACGATATAACCATAGCTTCAGGGCCCGCCGGCACAGGCAAGACGTATCTTGCCATGGCGATGGCTGTATCCTATCTTATGAAAAACCGCGTAAGCAGGATAATATTGACAAGGCCTGCCGTTGAAGCGGGTGAAAGCCTTGGATTTTTACCGGGCAGTTTATATGATAAGGTCCTGCCGTATCTTAGGCCTTTATATGACGCTTTATATGAAATGATGGATGCCGACCGCGCGCGCAAGTTTATTGAAAGCGGGATCATTGAAGTAGCGCCGCTGGCATTTATGAGGGGCAGGACACTTAACGATTCTTTTATTATTATGGATGAAGCGCAGAATGCCACTCCGGAACAGCTTAAGATGTTCCTGACGCGTCTCGGCTTTGACTCCAAGGTCGTTATAACCGGCGATTTAACACAGAGCGATCTGCCGGGGCAGGGGGCTAAGGGCCTTCTGCAGGTAATGAAGATATTGCGGGGTATTGACGATATCAAGATAATCTCTCTATCCGGCCGTGACGTGGTAAGGCATGAACTGGTCCAGAAGATAATCAGCGCTTATGAGCAGGCCAGATCTTTGCCCCGTAAGCTTGGGCGTTCGTCCATACCCGAGCAGGAACACACATGA
- a CDS encoding LysM peptidoglycan-binding domain-containing protein, whose amino-acid sequence MNKFLAVLLISIFALSVGGCVTVKKVVRERVDQDVSGNRGYIAGEGDAAVNSGKPVDREYIDIRVEFPTWQEVTAPAVKYSGEQDVKINQNTAQDEYVSTPAQEEYAPRSARADTQLSGNRGYVSTRNTTAPAAYEYDEYEIDVYTEPAGTSYESKPSIEDYQEYIVKQGDTLSHIAKAFYGKAAKWTLIYEANADTIKDPAKVREGMKLKIPSLDSDKTNYTK is encoded by the coding sequence ATGAATAAGTTTTTGGCGGTTTTATTGATATCTATATTCGCTTTATCCGTTGGCGGATGCGTGACCGTAAAAAAAGTCGTAAGAGAAAGGGTGGACCAGGATGTTAGCGGCAATAGAGGCTATATAGCCGGAGAAGGGGATGCCGCTGTCAACAGCGGTAAGCCGGTTGACAGAGAATACATTGATATAAGGGTTGAGTTTCCCACATGGCAGGAAGTTACTGCCCCTGCCGTCAAGTATTCCGGGGAGCAGGATGTAAAAATAAACCAGAATACCGCGCAGGATGAGTATGTCTCAACCCCGGCGCAGGAGGAATATGCGCCGCGGTCAGCCAGGGCCGACACTCAATTATCAGGGAACAGGGGTTATGTCTCCACAAGAAATACTACGGCGCCTGCCGCGTATGAATATGATGAATATGAGATTGACGTATATACCGAGCCTGCCGGCACATCTTATGAAAGCAAGCCCTCTATAGAGGATTATCAGGAGTATATTGTAAAACAGGGCGATACCCTTTCGCATATAGCAAAGGCATTTTACGGAAAGGCCGCCAAGTGGACGCTGATATACGAAGCAAACGCGGATACGATAAAAGACCCTGCCAAGGTCAGGGAAGGCATGAAACTTAAGATACCTTCTTTAGACAGCGATAAAACGAATTATACCAAATAG
- the aspS gene encoding aspartate--tRNA ligase, with translation MLRTCTCAELSEKDIDREVTLAGWVSARRDHGNLIFIDVRDRYGITQLVFNPELDKALHLKAEQLRDEFVIQAKGFVCPRPEGTINAKLPTGRIEVRVSSLEVLNESRTPVFPIDDTTEFSEDIRYAHRYLDLRRPSMQKNLIVRSNVCRIMRDYLNGRGFIEVETPVLTKSTPEGARDYLVPSRVNNGKFYALPQSPQLFKQILMVAGLDKYYQIAKCFRDEDLRADRQPEFTQLDMEASFVEEKDIFSHIEALMKNIFKEVLNIELETPFQVLNYKDAMALYGCDKPDTRFGMELTDLTDDFRHSSFKVFSETINNGGIVKALKLSRPGEMPRSRIDELTDFAKESGLKGLAYLKRDGDNFQGPIVKFLSAKEQSAIKEKTAASSGDYVFFAAAERPVCNNALSCLRNKLGREEGLINANTFKLLWVNEFPLFKYNDEEKRWESEHHPFTAPNNDDMGYILSEPARVRSRSYDLVLNGVELGSGSIRIHSPKTQKMIFSVIGIDEREAEDRFGFLTKALSFGAPPHGGFAIGVDRLTAILCQRDSIRDVIAFPKTQKAICPMTSAPAGISKRQLDELGLKVKEQL, from the coding sequence ATGCTTAGGACATGCACATGCGCGGAGCTGTCTGAAAAAGACATAGACAGAGAGGTCACTCTGGCCGGATGGGTATCGGCAAGGCGCGACCATGGAAATCTTATATTTATTGATGTCAGGGACCGCTACGGTATCACACAGCTTGTTTTTAATCCGGAACTTGACAAAGCGCTTCATCTTAAGGCGGAGCAGTTAAGGGATGAATTCGTGATACAGGCAAAAGGTTTCGTTTGTCCCAGGCCCGAAGGCACAATAAATGCCAAATTGCCCACAGGCCGTATAGAAGTCCGCGTGTCGTCTCTGGAGGTATTGAATGAGTCCAGGACGCCTGTTTTTCCCATTGACGATACGACGGAATTTTCCGAAGACATAAGATACGCGCACCGTTATCTGGATTTGAGGCGGCCGTCTATGCAGAAAAACCTCATTGTCCGCAGTAATGTGTGCAGGATAATGCGCGATTACCTTAACGGCCGGGGTTTTATTGAGGTAGAAACGCCCGTGCTGACAAAATCAACCCCGGAAGGCGCCCGTGATTACCTTGTTCCCAGCAGGGTAAATAACGGAAAGTTTTACGCCCTGCCCCAGTCGCCGCAGTTATTCAAGCAGATACTCATGGTCGCCGGCCTTGATAAATATTACCAGATAGCCAAGTGCTTCAGGGACGAAGACCTGCGCGCCGACCGTCAGCCTGAATTCACACAGCTTGACATGGAGGCATCATTTGTTGAAGAGAAAGATATATTTTCGCACATTGAAGCTCTTATGAAGAATATTTTTAAAGAAGTTCTCAATATTGAGCTCGAAACGCCATTTCAGGTGCTCAACTATAAGGATGCCATGGCGCTTTATGGCTGTGATAAGCCTGATACGCGTTTTGGCATGGAATTGACGGATTTGACGGATGATTTTCGTCATTCATCGTTTAAAGTATTTTCCGAGACCATTAATAACGGCGGCATTGTCAAGGCGCTTAAGCTTTCCCGGCCCGGAGAAATGCCGAGAAGCAGAATAGACGAATTGACCGATTTTGCCAAAGAATCCGGGCTTAAAGGCCTTGCCTATCTTAAACGCGACGGAGACAATTTCCAGGGCCCTATAGTAAAGTTTCTATCTGCTAAAGAGCAATCCGCGATAAAGGAAAAAACGGCGGCTTCATCAGGAGACTATGTTTTTTTTGCCGCCGCCGAACGGCCGGTATGTAATAATGCCCTTTCATGCCTGCGTAATAAATTGGGCAGGGAAGAAGGCCTGATCAATGCCAATACCTTTAAATTGCTCTGGGTAAACGAGTTTCCGCTGTTTAAATATAATGACGAGGAAAAACGCTGGGAATCGGAGCATCATCCCTTTACGGCGCCCAATAACGATGACATGGGATATATACTATCGGAGCCCGCCCGCGTGCGCTCTCGTTCATACGACCTCGTGCTTAATGGTGTTGAACTTGGAAGCGGCAGTATCAGAATACATTCGCCCAAAACCCAGAAGATGATATTTTCGGTCATAGGCATTGATGAGCGGGAAGCGGAAGACAGGTTTGGGTTTTTGACTAAGGCATTGAGTTTTGGGGCCCCGCCCCACGGCGGTTTTGCCATAGGCGTTGACAGGCTTACGGCTATCTTATGCCAAAGGGATTCAATCAGGGATGTGATAGCATTCCCTAAGACGCAGAAGGCGATATGCCCGATGACTTCGGCGCCTGCCGGTATCTCAAAAAGACAGCTTGATGAATTGGGTTTAAAAGTTAAAGAACAATTATAA
- the hisS gene encoding histidine--tRNA ligase, producing MSANKINRLKGTQDIMSQEACLWQEIEDTARDTALVYGYRPIRTPIIEQTCLFARSSGEESDIVKKQIYSFSDQGKREICLRPEATASVCRAYIENCLDKTEGFVKFFYSGPMFRSERPQAGRFRQFHQIGVEAIGSYSVYLDAEVIMLLNDILKRSGVAGCVFHINSLGCDKDKSVIKEKIRQALKPALDELCPDCRRRYDTNTLRILDCKVSSCKKIISGIELNGALCDECAKAFSSLEGILKKAGIGYTVDDKLVRGLDYYTGIVFEVKSKSLGAQDALAAGGRYDNLISDFGGPRAGATGFALGMERIAQIIKDENPSRYCQPEGLKVFIVCLGDKARNMCFGILSDLRKENISCDMDYESRSFKAQMRHANKIKSEFVVIVGDEELEKGECVLKDMKDSSQRHLRFDRLASNLNAVK from the coding sequence ATGTCCGCAAATAAGATAAACCGGCTCAAGGGCACGCAGGATATAATGTCCCAGGAAGCATGCCTTTGGCAGGAGATTGAAGACACTGCCCGTGATACCGCGCTTGTGTATGGTTACAGGCCTATCCGCACGCCTATTATTGAACAGACATGCCTGTTCGCGCGCAGTTCAGGGGAAGAAAGCGATATAGTTAAAAAGCAGATATACTCTTTCTCCGATCAGGGCAAAAGAGAGATATGCCTAAGGCCCGAGGCCACGGCCTCCGTATGCCGCGCGTATATTGAAAACTGCCTGGATAAGACCGAGGGTTTCGTCAAGTTTTTTTATTCGGGCCCTATGTTCAGAAGCGAAAGGCCGCAGGCAGGCAGGTTCAGGCAATTCCATCAGATAGGGGTTGAGGCCATAGGCTCATATTCCGTATATCTTGATGCCGAAGTGATAATGCTTCTTAACGATATACTGAAAAGGTCAGGCGTCGCAGGCTGTGTGTTCCATATCAATTCGCTTGGCTGTGATAAGGATAAATCAGTTATAAAAGAAAAAATAAGGCAGGCCCTTAAGCCTGCTCTGGATGAGCTCTGCCCTGATTGCCGGCGCAGGTATGATACGAATACGTTGAGGATATTGGATTGCAAGGTTTCCTCGTGTAAAAAAATTATTTCCGGAATAGAGCTTAACGGGGCTCTTTGCGATGAGTGCGCTAAAGCGTTTTCAAGCCTTGAGGGAATTCTTAAAAAAGCAGGAATAGGTTATACCGTTGACGATAAACTCGTCCGTGGCCTTGATTATTATACGGGCATAGTGTTTGAGGTAAAGTCAAAATCTCTCGGCGCGCAGGACGCCTTGGCCGCCGGCGGGCGCTATGACAACCTTATATCTGATTTTGGCGGGCCACGCGCCGGCGCTACGGGATTTGCCCTGGGCATGGAACGAATCGCGCAAATTATAAAAGACGAAAATCCATCCAGATACTGCCAGCCCGAAGGCTTAAAGGTATTTATCGTCTGCCTTGGCGATAAGGCGCGGAATATGTGCTTTGGCATACTCTCTGATCTTAGAAAAGAAAATATTTCCTGCGACATGGATTATGAATCAAGGTCATTCAAGGCCCAGATGCGCCATGCGAATAAAATTAAATCGGAATTTGTCGTCATCGTCGGAGACGAGGAGCTTGAGAAAGGCGAATGTGTTTTAAAAGACATGAAGGATTCTTCGCAGAGGCATCTGCGGTTTGACCGGCTTGCAAGCAATCTTAATGCCGTAAAATAA
- a CDS encoding integration host factor subunit beta, with protein sequence MTKKDIVIKISDETGIKQIIVKEIVQKTIDAMIEALSNGKTLELRNFGVFKVKERKGRMGRNPRTGEAVNVPGKKVVSFKPGLVMKQKVK encoded by the coding sequence ATGACAAAAAAAGATATTGTAATAAAGATTTCGGATGAAACCGGAATAAAACAGATAATTGTAAAAGAGATCGTGCAAAAGACCATAGACGCGATGATAGAGGCCTTGTCCAATGGAAAGACTCTTGAGCTTAGGAATTTTGGCGTGTTTAAAGTCAAAGAGCGTAAGGGCCGCATGGGAAGGAACCCGCGCACAGGCGAGGCGGTAAATGTACCTGGCAAAAAGGTCGTTTCTTTCAAGCCCGGCCTTGTCATGAAGCAGAAAGTTAAATAA